The sequence GCGGGGCACTCCGGCGTCGGGTCGAGAACGAGGACTTCCACCCCGAGCGGGGACGCCGCCTCGGCGAGCATCCGTCCGAGTTGCCCGCCGCCGACCACGCCCACTGTCGCACCGGGAATCAGTTCCGACATCGTACCCGCTCGTTGTGGACACGTCTGCAAAAACGTTCGCGTGCAGGGTGTCGAGTATGCACAATCGTGCAGTGACTTCCGACGATCACCCTGATTCGGGGAGAGCCGACCGGTCGAGGAAGAACACCGTTTCGGTGCCGGTAGCGGTCAATTCGTAGGCCAGCGCCTCGTACCCGTCGAGTTCGGCGTTGACTTCCGAATAGTCGCTCGCGCGTGCGATGACGACCGGCGGGGGATCCGACAGTCCGCCGACTTGCATCGTACTCTCGACCTCGGCGTCCGCCCGTTCGAGATACCACGACACCGGTAATCGATTGCTCCAGTTTTCCCCTGCCGACGGGCGGGATTCGTTGGCGACGTAGAACTGGTCGCCATAGAACAGGACGTCCGTCCCAGTGTTCGAATCGGCGATGCGTTCGACGTCCGACAGCGTTTCCTGGAGGTGTCCTGCTGGCTGGCCGTACTGGACGAGGGGGTTGTCCGCGGACTGTGGCGACGCGAATGACGTCTGGTAAGCGGTCACGCCCACCTGAGCAGTCGCGAGAAGTACGACGATCGAGATAGCGACTGCCCCCACACGGTCGTCCAGTCGACGAAGCCGGGCCGCCTTCTCGACTATCACGCCGACACCGACGGCAGCGGGAATCGCCAGGGGGACGACTGTGTGAACGAGTCCCCAGGCTGCCGATATGTTGGTTACCGCTGGAAAGATGAGGAACGCCCCAGCGGCCCACGCGAAGCCGACGATAATTACGTCACGAGAGCGTCGGCGGCCGTACCGATCGACGAGGAAACCGAGGATGCCGAACAGCGTCACGACCAACGACGTAGCCGATAGCCGTTTCGCGTCGGCGAGGAGAAAATCGACGTAGCTGTGTTCGTGATCGGCGGCGATCCAGGTGTCCCAGAGTTCCCACCAGACATCCACGGTGGCAGCCTCGACCACGCCGAGAAGGCGGGTCGGGTCGCCGAACGCCTGGTAGAGTTCGGGACGAGGGGCATACAGGACCGCGAATACGACGAGGAACTCGACGACGGCGATCCAGAGGGGTAGCGCCCACCGTTCGAGACGTCCCGCAAGCGACGACGCGTAGTCCCGAGCGACGGCCGCCGGACTACCGCCACGGAATCGGGCCACGAGCAGTCGCGAATCCGCGACGAGGACCAGAGTTCCGACCCAGATGACCAGGTACACGACGACGATCCCCTTCGTCGTCGCGGCGAGTGCCAGTAAACCGCTCCCCACGTAGAGGTAACGGCTCCGGCCCGTGTCGATGAGGCGAACGAACGACCCCAGCGCCACGAACGCGAACGCGGCGACGAGCACGTCGTTGCGCATGAACCGGGAGTAGTACAGAAGCACCGGATTGAATGCCAGGAACGCGGCGAGGACGAGGGTCTCGAGGTGTTCCAGCCGTTCCCGGAATAACAGGGCAGCAAGTGGAAGCAGCGCGCCGACGACCGCGACAGCAACCCTCGCGACGAAGTCCGTCGGCCCGAACGCCTGGAACAGGACGTCGTTGGTGTGGAAGAGAAAAGGGCCGTGCACGACGGGGCGATAGTTCCAGAGCCCCGTTTCCATGTACTGGAGGATCCAGTACCCGATACGAGCCTCATCCCAGTGAAAGACGCGAGTGCCGAGGCCCACCAGACGGACAACAGCGGCCAGGACGGCGATTCCCAGGACGCCGAGCGTGGTCCGATCGCGGTTCAGGGCGGGGACGTCCATGGGAACCTCGTCCTTCCCAATCGTCAAAAACGTCCGGATTCCCCGCGGTCCGAGCGCCGGTTGGTGGCGAACCTTCATATGGCAGCCTCACGATAATTATGTACGATGCCAACAATCGACCTCGACCCCGACCTCTACGATCGCATCGAGACACACTGTGAAGAGGGTGAAACGGTCGAAGATTTCATCGAGGAACTTGTCTCGATGTACGAGAGTGAGGGACGGTTCCTCCAGGAAGGCTATTCGGAGTAGGGGACGAGTGTCGTCGAAGCGTCTAAACGGCGAACAGAGCCGTCGATTTCGACCGCGAGCGGTAGCATTTTGTCCGGGGGCCTCGACGGTTTCCATATGGTAGCCCTTGGGCTGGTGGTCGCGGAGTTCAACCGCGACGTCACCGAAGCGATGGAAGACGCCGCGAGGGACGCGGCAGATGCCGCCGATGCGAGCGTCGTCGAGACCCTGAGTATTCCCGGAGCGTACGACGCACCGCTCGCCGCGGACAGGCTCGCACGCCGTGACGACATCGACGCGGTGGCCGTCGTCGGCGCGATCGTCACCGGCGATACGGACCACGACACGACCATCGGCCACGCCACCGCACAGCGGCTTTCCGACGTGAGCCTCGAGCGGGACACTCCCGTAACGCTGGGCGTCAGCGGACCCGGAATGTCTGGGGACGAGGCGCGCGCACGCACGCACAAGGGTGCCGAAGCGGTCGAAAGCGCGATTCATCTCGCAGAACAACTATGAACTACGCAACACGCGTCCAACGAGTCGAACCGAGCGCGACACTCGCGGTAAGCAACCTCGCGAAAGAACTCGAGGCCGCAGGCGAGGACGTCGTCGACCTGTCGGTCGGAGAGCCCGACTTCGACACGCCCGATCACATCAAAGCGGCTGCCACCGAAGCGATGGAGGCCGGCGAGACGGGGTACGCGCCGTCGAACGGCATCCCGGAACTCCGGGAAGCCATCGCCGAGAAGCTTCAGGGTGACGGGATGGAGTACGAGGCCGACAACGTCATCGTGACCCCCGGCGCCAAGCAGGCACTCTTCGAGACGTTCCAGACGCTCGTCGATGAGGGCGACGAGGTCGTCCTTCTCGACCCTGCCTGGGTCTCCTACGAGGCGCAGGCGAAGATCGCTGGCGCCGACCTCACGCGGATCGATCTGCGTCCCCACGACTTCCAGCTCGAGCCCGCCCTCGATGAGCTCGCGGACGTCGTCTCCGACGACACCGAACTGCTCCTGGTCAACTCACCGAACAACCCCACGGGCGCGGTCTATTCCCGGGAGGCGATGAATGGCGTCCGCGACCTGGCGGTCGACCACGACGTGACGGTCATCGCAGACGAGATCTACCAGCACATCAACTATGGACCCGAGCACGTGAGCCTCTCGGCGCTCGAGGACATGTACGAGCGGACGGTAACCATCAACGGCTTCTCGAAAGCGTACGCGATGACGGGCTGGCGGCTCGGCTACCTCGCGGCACCGGAGGAACTGATCGACCAGGCCGGTAAGGTCCAGTCACACTCGGTTTCCTCGGCGGTGAACTTCGTCCAGCACGCAGGCGTCACCGCCCTCGAGGAACGGGGCGAGGAAACCGCCGAGATGGTGGAGGCCTTCGAGAACCGCCGCGATCTGCTTCTCGACTTGTTCGACGAGCACGACGTCGACGTCTCGCATCCCGAGGGCGCGTTCTACATGATGGTGCCTGTCGACGATGACGACAAAGCGTGGGCGACGAACGCCCTCGAAGACGCCAAGGTTGCCACGGTTCCGGGAAGCGCGTTCGGAACCCCAGGCTACGTGCGGATCTCGTACGCCGCCAGCGCCGATCGGCTCGAGGAGGGTGTCGAACGGCTGGTCGAGGCCGACTACCTCTAGGGTCACGGTTCGGTACCCCGCCCCCACATTTTTGCCGGGAAATGTCGTGCGTGTCCGCCCCGAACGACCGGCGACCACGACGTATTTCTCCCTGGGACGGGACCGGTCACGTGATGGTGGCGACGGCGCTTCGCCGGCTCGAGGAGCTCGACGTGCTCGTACTGACGGCGCTGATCTGGTTTCTGGGGAAGTTCGTCCGCTACGCGTTTCCCCCACTATTCGAAACGCTCGGGAGTAGTTACGGCGTCTCGCGGACGGTCCTCGGGACCGCGTTCACGGGATTCATGATCGTGTACGCGGCCATGCAGTTTCCCTCCGGTCTCCTCGCCGATACACATGGAGCGGTGGGTGTCATCGCGGCCGGTTCGTTACTCACCACCGTTGGCGCGCTGGCACTGGTCGTCGACGCACCGTTTTTCGTCCTCGCTGGGGCGATGATCGTCATGGGCGCCGGCACCGGCACGTACAAGACGGTCGCAGTTCGGCTACTGTCTCGGACGTATCCGGCGCGTACGGGGCGGGTTCTCGGGGTATTCGATACGTTCGGTACGTTCGGCGGGGTGGCCGCGCCCGCTGCGGTCGTCCTCGTCGCCGGATTCCCGTCGATACTCGCCGCTCCCTGGCGATGGCTGTTTCTGGGGGCGGCACTCGCCAGCGTCGGACTCGCCGCCGGTTTCACGGTTCGAATCGGACGGCGGTCCACGCAAGCGGTGGGACGAACTGACGCCACGAAATCACCGTCCGATGCCACCGAGACGGAGAGCGGTCACGAGTCCCCGAACGACTCGGGGCACCTCGGAACGTATTTAGCGCTGTTTCGAACGCCGAGGTTTACCGGCTTCGTCGTTGTGACGGTCCTTTTCGGCTTCGCTTACAACGGCACGGTAGCCTTCCTGCCGCTGTACCTCACGAGCGAAACACCACTTACCGCCGTAACGGCGAACCTCCTCTACAGCGCAATGTTTGTCGCCAGTCTCAGCCAGATGGCGACCGGCGAGGCGAGCGACCGGATCGGCACCATCCCGATTCTCTCGGTCACGCTCGGGGTGGCGGCTGCGGGACTGACGGCGATTCTCGTGTTCGGAGACGCCGGGGGACCACTGGTGATCGGAGCAGCAGTCGTGACACTGGGACTGGGGGCGCACGGGTTCAGACCGGTGCGCGGTGCATACCTGATGGAACTCGTTCCCGACGCCGTCGCCGCCGGGAGTTTCGGGATCGTCCGGACTGTGTTGATGGGTGCGGGGGCCGTCGCACCCGCTATTATCGGGTACCTCTCCGAGGTCGCCGGCTTCCGGGTGGCGTTCGAAGTCCTCGCCGGGACGCTCGTGAGTGCGACGGTGCTGATGGTGCTGCTCTGGGTCGTGGCCCGATAAACGAAGTTTCCCGGACCAATGCCGATATCGGTCAGGACTCCGGCTGTCGTTCTGCCACGTGGGCGGCCTTGATCAGGTCCTCGTAGGCGTCAATCACGTCCCCACGCGAGAGGACGCCGATGACGTCGTAGTCCTCGACGATGGCGAGCTGTTCGACTTCCTCCTCGTTCATCCGACGGACTGCCCGTCGGATCGGTGCGTCGGCCTCGACCGTCAACAGGGGCCGAGACATGTACTCCGAGACGGAAATCTCTGACAGCGAGGCGTCGGTCTCGGCCATGACACGAAAGACGTCGGTCGAGGTGACGATCCCGACCGGCACGTCCTTCTCGGAGGTAACGATCAAACTGCCGACTGCAGCCTCGTAGAGCCGTGTCCCAGCATCGCGAACGGAGGCGTCCACACCGATCGCGATGGGATCGTCCGCCATGAGATCTTCCACGAGCGGTGGCATGGTAGAAATAGGCAGAGTCGGACAATATAGCTGTGGGTGGGCCCCGTCTCCGTCGTCTCGGTGTGATTCGCTGATCGTCAGCCCGCTTCAGGGCCAGTTACCGCGTTCGTCGAACGAACGCAGGATGCGCCCCATCGCGACCACGTACGCAGCGGTTCGGAGGTTCGGCGTGTCGTTTTCTTCGTAGGCCTCGATGACGTCGTCGAACGACGATACGATAATATCCTCGAGTTCGTCGTTCACTCGCGTCTCGGACCAGTAGAAGCGTTGGCGGTTTTGCACCCACTCGAAGTACGACACGGTGACGCCACCGGCGTTCGCCAATATGTCCGGGATCACGAGGACGTCGTCGTCCGCGAGGACTTCGTCCGCGTCCGGAGTGAGCGGACCGTTCGCCGCCTCGGATATGACGTCCGCCGAGACGTCCTCCGCCAGTTCTCCGTCGATGGCGTTCTCCAGGGCCGCCGGAATGAGGAGGTCGACATCGAGGGTGAGCAAGTCTTCGTTACTGATCGTCTCATCGATGGCTTTGTACTCGACGACTGAGCCGCGCTCGCGTTTGACACTCTTGATGGTCGCTGGGTCGAGTCCGTCTTCCCGGTAGATGGCCCCTCGGGAGTCGCTGACGGCCACGACCGTCGCGCCCATTTCGTCGATGAGTTTCGCGGAGATCCATCCCGCGTTTCCGAAGCCCTGCACTGCGACGGTCGCCCCCTCGAGGTCCTTGCCGAGGTACTCGAACGCCTCCCGTGCGGCGATGACGACGGATCGGCCGGTGGCCGCAACGCGCCCCGCGCTGCCACCCGACTCGAGATCCTTGCCGGTGACGACCCCCGGCTCCGTGGTATTTTCGAGGGTCTCATAGGTATCCTTGATCCAGTTCATCTCCTGCTGACCGGTGTTTACGTCCGGCGCGGGGATGTCGCGATCCACGCCGACGAGCGGACGCAGTTCCTTCGCGAATGACCGGGTGATCCGTTCGAGTTCGTCCTCGCTGTACTCGTCTGGATCGAGGACGATACCGCCTTTGCCGCCCCCGAAAGGGATGTCGACGACAGCCGTTTTGAAGGCCATCCAACCGGAAAGGGCCCGCACCTCGTCCCGATTGACGTCCGGGTGATACCGGATGCCGCCCTTGTACGGTCCCCGATCGTCGTTGTACTGGGATCGGAAGGCACGAAACCGCTCCATGGATCCGTCGTCCATCTCCACGGAAAGGTTCATATTGAGCACCCGCTGGGGGTGCTTGAGACGCTCGATGCGATCGTCATCGGCGTCGAGGTATGAAGCCGCCGCGTCTACCTGCGACTGCAAACTCTCGAATGGGTTTTCCTCGGTCATGGCGAATAGGCATACTCCCAAGGGTGGAATAAGGTTGTCGACGATAACAAATACCAGACCAACTGTTTACAACCGGTATGAATTCCGCCCGTCAGGTTCCGAGTCGGCTAGTAAAAATCGGTCGAACAGTACGTCTTTAGGGCCCGCCCTCCGAGTCCTATTCGTGCAAATCGTCGGGTACGAGACGGCTGCTGGCGACGGTTCCGCCGCACTCCTCGTCGGCGACGAGGGCATCGTGCAGCAGCGTACGCTGGAGGAGGGTGTGGAACTCTCGTATTCCCTCGGGGAGCGCCACTGCGCTGGCACGGTGACGGAGTCCACTCACGAAGCGTGCGATCGCGAAGCGGCGCCGTACTGCGAGGAGCACACCAGTCATTGGCCCTGTGCTCGCTGCACTGGAACGTGCTCGATGCCGACCGAAGCCTGCCACGAAGAACACGCCATCTATCTGGCCGCATTCGCACCCGAAACGATCAAAGTCGGGGTGACGCGGTCGTGGCGGCTCGAGACACGGCTGCGAGAACAGGGCGCGGACCGGGCCGCGCACATCCGAACGGTGAAAAACGGGCGGGTCGCACGCGGGATAGAGACGGATATGGCGGATCGGTTTCCCGATCGCGTCCGTGTTCCCACGAAGATGGCATCGCTTCACCGCTCGGTCGACGACGAGGCCTGGGCGGCCATTCTCGACGAGTTCGTCCCAATCGATACGTACGACTTCGACTACGGGTTGTCCCTCGACAGTCGTCCCGTAATGGAGACGCTGGCGAGTGGGACTGTCGTCGGAACGAAAGGCCGCGTGCTCGTCCTGGACCGGGCTGGGACGACTTACGCCGTCGACCTCCGGGACCTCGTGGGCCACGAAATCGCGACTGACCCGTCCTCACGCTCCTTGCAGTCGAGTTTTGGCGCGTTCGGATAGCCGCAAGCGCGCCCTTTTTCCGATCGGACGAACAAGCGGTTGTCATGGCAGACGAGGATTCATCTGAGGGAGACGACGAGGAGAAATCGTTCCGGGAACGCGTCGAGGAAATCCGACAGCAGCGGGAGTCCGAACAGAACGAAGACGGTGAGGACCCTCGCGAACGCATGGAAGAGATGATGGGTGGGGGCGGCCCAGAGGGAATGGGCGGCGGCATGGGTGGCAACCCCTTCGCACAGATGATGGGTGGCATGATGGGCGGGGGCGGCGGCCCCGGCGCGATGGGAGGCGGTCAGCCGGGCGAGGAGAGCGGCAGCGATACTCGCCGGCTGGAGCGACAGGTCGAGGAACTCCGACGCGACGTCAGTGACGTGACGACACAGCTCGAGCGCATCGCAGACGCGCTCGAGGCCAGTGACGACTGACGATCGACCGTAGCACGCGACTACGACTCGTCGGTCGAAGAGAGTAGTCGTTCGTACGTGTCTTCGAGTCGGTCCATCGACATTTCGAGGCTGATCTCCGATCGGCGGTCGAGACACGACTGCGAGAGGGAGTCACCGTTTTTTAGTGCACGTTCGATTTGATTTCGGAAGCCAGCCACGTCGCCCGGGCCGAAGTGGTATCCGGTGATTCCGTCTTCGACCGTTGCCGAGAGCGCGCCGGAATCGACCGCCACCACGGGCGTTCCACAGGCGTTTGCCTCGAGAGCGACGAGCCCCTGTGTCTCTACCGGGCTCGGGAACGCGAAGACGTCGAGGGTGGAGTAGAAGGCGGGGAGGTTCTCACGTTCCAGAAACCCGAGAAAGATGGCGTCGACGTCGAGTGCCGCCGCCGTCTCCTCGAGCGACTCACGGGCCGGCCCGTCGCCGGCCAGAACGACGGTCACGTCGAGGTCCGCAGTCGCCTCGAATATCGCGTCGAGATTCTTCTCGTACCCGTGTCTGCCGGTGTACCCGACGATGGGGCGGTCGTCGGGGATGCTATGGCGCCGAATGAAGCTGGCAGAATCCGTCGGGCGGAAAAATTCGACGTCGACGCCGTTGGAGTGCGTCTCCACCGGCGCGTCCGTGAGCCGACGGACGTCGCTGGCCGTCGCCGCGCTCGGCGTGAGAACGAGATCGGCGCGGTCGAGAAACCACGATTCGTACTGGCGGCTGAGCGACGCGACCGCACTCGACGCCCAGGACGGCACGAGGTATTCGGCGTACTCCGCCGTCGGCGTGTGGTAGGAGACGACCAGCGGAACGCTTTCCCGGCGTGCGAGACGGTCTGCAGAGAGTCCCAGCAAGAACGGTGTGTGTGCGTGAACGACGTCGACGTCCCGGACCGCGTCCGGTAACTGTGGGAGGCCAAGCCGATAGCCATCGTAGAAGGGAAACGGTACGCTCGTGACCGGATGCTCGCCGTCGTCCGGTTCGTAGGACGAACGAGGGTAGACGACGTCCATTCGACTGCCGCGAGTGTTCCACCGGTCCCGCCACGCCGAGATGGTGTAGGTCACACCGTTTACCGTCGGCAGGTACGTGTCGGTGAACGCTGCGACGGCCGGCGGTGTGGAGGCGGAGTTCCTCCCGCTCATGGCCCTGCCCCGTCGACGAGACGCCGATAGATCGAAGTCAGTCGTTCGCCGACCCGCTCGAGTCGGTGTTCTCGAGCGGTCTCCTCGGCGTTCTCCCCGAGACGGGTTCGGAGATTGGGGTTCGCCGCCAGTCTGTCGAGGGCCGACTCGAACTCCGCCGTCGTGGACGCCTTCAGGCAGTCCTCGCCGTGAGTGAAAAACTCCTCGAAGACGGGGATGTCCCGCAGGACGACCGCGTTCCCGGTCGCCATTGCCTCCAGGACCGCGATGCCCTGATTTTCGTTTTTCGTCGGGAAGAGATAGATGTCGCCAGCCCCGTACGCGCCACGAATGTCGTCGATCCATCCCGTGAACGTGAGGTTGTCTGGCGGATCCGTCGTCCACCGGTTCACGGCTTTCGACGCCTGCGGTCCCGTGTCGTACGGACCGAACCAGACGAAGTCGTAGTCGGTCCGCTGAGCCAGTCGCCCGAACGTGGAGAGTCCCTTTCGCTCGAAGACGTTGCCAACCGCGAAGACGACCACTCCGTCCAGATCGAACCGGTTTCGATACTCCTGCCGGAGCGATTCGTGACCCGCCAGTCGCTCGATGTCGACACCGTTCGAGACGGTCTCGATCGGGGCGGTCACGGGGTACGATTCGAGAACGCTTTTCGTGTAGCGACTCGGCGCGAGAACCAGGTCCGCTTGCGAGTAGAACCAGCGGAGATACAGTTTCAGTGGCCCGGCAAGCTGATTCGAGAACCGAAAGGACTCCGCGAAATCCTCGCCAGTGACATGTGAATGGAGGACGAGTGGCACGTCGGTTCGCTTTGCGTGTCTCGCGACTGCGAGCGATCCCGGTCCGATGACGTTGACATGCGCGAGGTCGTACTCGTCGAAGAAGCCACCGCCACGGAGGGCAGAGCGGGCCGCACCGGTGAGCGAATCGCCGGACCAGGGCGACGTTCGCACCTCCACGTTCGCCGGCTCCAGCGCCGTGCGCTGGTGTCGGGCGGCGGTGCCGATGCCGCTTCTCGCCAGACGGTCGGCAAGTTCGAGATAGTTGAGGACCCGCACGGGCCGAGACAGTCCGCCGCCGCCGATAATTGTACCGGAACGACTTTGAGCGACGGTGGCCGATCCTGCGAGTGATGGGCATTCCCGCCGAGCGGATCGAGCGGTTGACCGATCTCGCGCGTGAGGCGGCCAGGGACGGAAACGACGAACGAGCAGCCGAGTACGTTCGACTGGCCCGGCGGATTGCCGAACGGCATCGGGTAGCTCTCCCACGGCGGCTCAAGCGATTTACGTGTGACCGATGTGACCGGTACCTCGTTCCGGGACGCAACGCTCGCGTGCGAACGCAGGACGGACACGTCGTCATCACCTGCGAGTGTGGCGCTCAATCGCGATATCCCTACGAAGGGACCGACGACAACTGACGACCACTATGCGACCTATCGGGGGACCAACGCACCCATCGCGGGAGGTCAACATTCAAACGTCCAGGGAGTAAATGGCCCAATATATGAGCGAAGAGCTACGTAAACAGGCACACGACCTCGACGTGACCGTCTGGGTGGGGAAAGCCGGGATCGAATCCGTGGTGGACGAACTGGACGAGCAGCTCGCGGCAAACGACCTGGTGAAGGTCAAATTCCTCCGCTCGGCCCGGGGTTCCGGCTCGACGGCTGCCCTCGCCGAGACGCTCGCAGATCAGGTCGACGCGGAACTGATCGAAACGCGCGGAAATACGGCGGTCTATCACTGACACAGCATGGTACAGGCACTCCCGATCCTTCGCGACGTATTGCCAGCACAGTACGCTCTTCCGGTGTCGCAAGCGGTCTACTTCGTCGTCACGTTCCTCGTTATCGTGTTCGTCGGACGCGTCGTCGTCCGTCCACTCGTCAATCGCGTATTGAATCGCCGGGCTCTCGACGTTCATGCCAGGCGGCCACTTCTCAAAATGACGACGGCAGTCGTTTACTTCGTAGCCGTTGCCGCCTCGTTCGGGTTCGCCGGCTTTTCCGGGTTCCTCCAGTCGCTTGCGACCATCGCTGCAGCCGGTACGCTCGCCATCGGATTCGCCCTGCAGGACGTCATCAAGAATTTCGTCGCGGGCGTGTTCATCTATACGGACCGGCCCTTCAAGATCGGCGACTGGATCGAATGGGACGGAAATAGCGGCATCGTCGAGGACATCAGCCTCAGGGTAACCCGCGTGCGCACCTTCGATAACGAGTTGCTCACCGTACCGAATTCGACGCTCACCGACGACGTTCTGAAAAACCCCGTCGCAAACGAGCGTCTTCGCCTGCAGTTCATGTTCGGCATCAGTTACGACGACGATATCGACACGGCGACCGATATCATCATCGAGGAAGGCGAGGCACACGAGGGGATTATGAACGAGCCCGGAGTGACGGTTCGCCTGGCCGAACTCGGGGACTCCTATGTCGGGCTCAAGTCCCGGTTCTGGATCGACGATCCCTCGCGGTCGGATTTCGTGAAGATTCGCAGCGAGTACATCCAGACGGTCAAAGAGCGCTTCGACGAGGAGGGCATCGACATTCCGTATCCGGTCCGTACGCTCGATGGCGAGGTCGAGATTGCCGGATCGCCGACAGTAGAGCACCTCGAATCGTAGCGCCGGAGCGCCACTGGTCCCGACCGTCCCGATTTTTCTACAGGCGGAGTTGGAACCGTTTCCGGCACCGACGAACCGACCCGCTATCGTGGGACGTGATACCAGCAGGAGCCCGTTACACAAAGAAACCGTGGATGAGACGGTGTCTAGGCGCCGTAAGTGTTCCTTGCTGCAGACTATGCGCGTTTCACGCAGCATAGACTGGCTCTATCATTCACCCAAATCAAGGCGAGTCTCCTTCCTCACCGAGCGAGCGGTTCCCAGTCGCACACCCGAGCGAAGTAGGATAGTAGGGTGCGATAGGATTTTGTATGGCGTGATAGGATAGGCATGGTATGATACAGTTTGTCATGGTACATTATGGTGCAGTTTGATATGCCATGACATGATAGGATTTGGTAAGGTAGTTCACTCACTATTTGAAGTTGGGGACTCGGTCTTACCGTCCGTTACATCGATTTTCCCCGAGAGCAATTGTGCGGATGGTGGCGCGAGCGTAATATCTTCCTCGTCGAAGTGCCGTTTCACTGATCGGCGGAAATCAGAGCGAGCTGTCACGATGTCACTGCGTGCAGGATCCTCGATCCAGAACTCTGCTTGTACCGTGATCGCATTCTCCCCGAGTTCAACGATACGGGCAGTCGGCGCAGGATCGCCGAGAATTGCCTCGTAGTTAATGGCGATCTGTTGCAGTTCCATCAAGGCTCGCTCGGTGTCCTCGTCGTAGGCGACGTACACCTGTTCCGTGATTCGATACCTGCTCCGGCCGTAGGGCCGTTTGATTGAGTTGTTCGTGAGTTCGGTGTTGGGGATCGAGACGGTTTCGTTGTTCGGTGTCCGGACCCTGGTGACGCGAAAATCGACCGCTTCGATGGTCCCATTTCCACCCGGCCACTCGATCCAGTCGCCGACGTTGAAGTCCGGATCGGCGACGAGGAACATCCCACTGATAAGCGAT is a genomic window of Halanaeroarchaeum sulfurireducens containing:
- a CDS encoding DUF7557 family protein translates to MPTIDLDPDLYDRIETHCEEGETVEDFIEELVSMYESEGRFLQEGYSE
- a CDS encoding flippase activity-associated protein Agl23; the protein is MDVPALNRDRTTLGVLGIAVLAAVVRLVGLGTRVFHWDEARIGYWILQYMETGLWNYRPVVHGPFLFHTNDVLFQAFGPTDFVARVAVAVVGALLPLAALLFRERLEHLETLVLAAFLAFNPVLLYYSRFMRNDVLVAAFAFVALGSFVRLIDTGRSRYLYVGSGLLALAATTKGIVVVYLVIWVGTLVLVADSRLLVARFRGGSPAAVARDYASSLAGRLERWALPLWIAVVEFLVVFAVLYAPRPELYQAFGDPTRLLGVVEAATVDVWWELWDTWIAADHEHSYVDFLLADAKRLSATSLVVTLFGILGFLVDRYGRRRSRDVIIVGFAWAAGAFLIFPAVTNISAAWGLVHTVVPLAIPAAVGVGVIVEKAARLRRLDDRVGAVAISIVVLLATAQVGVTAYQTSFASPQSADNPLVQYGQPAGHLQETLSDVERIADSNTGTDVLFYGDQFYVANESRPSAGENWSNRLPVSWYLERADAEVESTMQVGGLSDPPPVVIARASDYSEVNAELDGYEALAYELTATGTETVFFLDRSALPESG
- the ribH gene encoding 6,7-dimethyl-8-ribityllumazine synthase produces the protein MVALGLVVAEFNRDVTEAMEDAARDAADAADASVVETLSIPGAYDAPLAADRLARRDDIDAVAVVGAIVTGDTDHDTTIGHATAQRLSDVSLERDTPVTLGVSGPGMSGDEARARTHKGAEAVESAIHLAEQL
- a CDS encoding MFS transporter encodes the protein MMVATALRRLEELDVLVLTALIWFLGKFVRYAFPPLFETLGSSYGVSRTVLGTAFTGFMIVYAAMQFPSGLLADTHGAVGVIAAGSLLTTVGALALVVDAPFFVLAGAMIVMGAGTGTYKTVAVRLLSRTYPARTGRVLGVFDTFGTFGGVAAPAAVVLVAGFPSILAAPWRWLFLGAALASVGLAAGFTVRIGRRSTQAVGRTDATKSPSDATETESGHESPNDSGHLGTYLALFRTPRFTGFVVVTVLFGFAYNGTVAFLPLYLTSETPLTAVTANLLYSAMFVASLSQMATGEASDRIGTIPILSVTLGVAAAGLTAILVFGDAGGPLVIGAAVVTLGLGAHGFRPVRGAYLMELVPDAVAAGSFGIVRTVLMGAGAVAPAIIGYLSEVAGFRVAFEVLAGTLVSATVLMVLLWVVAR
- a CDS encoding DUF2797 domain-containing protein, with the translated sequence MQIVGYETAAGDGSAALLVGDEGIVQQRTLEEGVELSYSLGERHCAGTVTESTHEACDREAAPYCEEHTSHWPCARCTGTCSMPTEACHEEHAIYLAAFAPETIKVGVTRSWRLETRLREQGADRAAHIRTVKNGRVARGIETDMADRFPDRVRVPTKMASLHRSVDDEAWAAILDEFVPIDTYDFDYGLSLDSRPVMETLASGTVVGTKGRVLVLDRAGTTYAVDLRDLVGHEIATDPSSRSLQSSFGAFG
- a CDS encoding pyridoxal phosphate-dependent aminotransferase, which gives rise to MNYATRVQRVEPSATLAVSNLAKELEAAGEDVVDLSVGEPDFDTPDHIKAAATEAMEAGETGYAPSNGIPELREAIAEKLQGDGMEYEADNVIVTPGAKQALFETFQTLVDEGDEVVLLDPAWVSYEAQAKIAGADLTRIDLRPHDFQLEPALDELADVVSDDTELLLVNSPNNPTGAVYSREAMNGVRDLAVDHDVTVIADEIYQHINYGPEHVSLSALEDMYERTVTINGFSKAYAMTGWRLGYLAAPEELIDQAGKVQSHSVSSAVNFVQHAGVTALEERGEETAEMVEAFENRRDLLLDLFDEHDVDVSHPEGAFYMMVPVDDDDKAWATNALEDAKVATVPGSAFGTPGYVRISYAASADRLEEGVERLVEADYL
- a CDS encoding CBS domain-containing protein, with protein sequence MPPLVEDLMADDPIAIGVDASVRDAGTRLYEAAVGSLIVTSEKDVPVGIVTSTDVFRVMAETDASLSEISVSEYMSRPLLTVEADAPIRRAVRRMNEEEVEQLAIVEDYDVIGVLSRGDVIDAYEDLIKAAHVAERQPES
- a CDS encoding Glu/Leu/Phe/Val family dehydrogenase; its protein translation is MTEENPFESLQSQVDAAASYLDADDDRIERLKHPQRVLNMNLSVEMDDGSMERFRAFRSQYNDDRGPYKGGIRYHPDVNRDEVRALSGWMAFKTAVVDIPFGGGKGGIVLDPDEYSEDELERITRSFAKELRPLVGVDRDIPAPDVNTGQQEMNWIKDTYETLENTTEPGVVTGKDLESGGSAGRVAATGRSVVIAAREAFEYLGKDLEGATVAVQGFGNAGWISAKLIDEMGATVVAVSDSRGAIYREDGLDPATIKSVKRERGSVVEYKAIDETISNEDLLTLDVDLLIPAALENAIDGELAEDVSADVISEAANGPLTPDADEVLADDDVLVIPDILANAGGVTVSYFEWVQNRQRFYWSETRVNDELEDIIVSSFDDVIEAYEENDTPNLRTAAYVVAMGRILRSFDERGNWP